From one Culex quinquefasciatus strain JHB chromosome 3, VPISU_Cqui_1.0_pri_paternal, whole genome shotgun sequence genomic stretch:
- the LOC6049808 gene encoding extracellular serine/threonine protein CG31145, protein MYWIRSKKLKERLALGFGASLVLFTLLLVIDLQMDLGVSRGEFIPSHGRVRFASEDDKSGIYNEFHRKYLAKSNASGSKEYLTTNPHTRGRTDTSGAGYPSKQVTTAPPHDRFKDLTALVVAPKNRRNPQFYERIVVKEDQSDDENPTLAEMLDLRVSPNATNLERFQLSITKNELYAKSDKLVDAVIQDMVSMPIKHVVQKEGGTQIKLIIEYPNDIHALFKPMRFPREQQTLPNHFYFTDYERHNAEIAAFHLDRIMGFRRAMPVTGRILNITTEIERVCDDNLLKTFFISPARNKCFHGKCSYYCDTSHAICGSPDTLEGSFAAFLPTQADTQRKVWRHPWRRSYHKRRKAQWETDPDYCAMVRDIPPYDEDRRLLDLMDMSVFDFLTGNMDRHHYETFKIFGNDTFPIHLDHGRGFGRPFHDELSILAPLLQCCLIRSTTLETLLLFHNGPKSLSEQLRDSMANDPIVPVLWEPHMVALDRRVAIILQAIRDCVKKASEEEDFDAAGQNHLDQSFS, encoded by the coding sequence ATGTACTGGATACGGTCGAAGAAGTTGAAGGAGCGGCTGGCGCTAGGCTTCGGCGCCTCGCTGGTGCTCTTCACGCTGCTGCTGGTGATCGACCTGCAGATGGACCTGGGAGTGTCCCGGGGGGAATTTATTCCATCGCACGGGCGTGTGCGGTTCGCGAGTGAAGACGACAAGAGTGGGATCTACAACGAGTTCCACCGGAAATATCTTGCCAAAAGTAATGCGTCCGGGTCGAAGGAGTACCTGACGACGAATCCACACACGCGCGGTCGGACTGACACCTCGGGGGCGGGCTACCCGAGCAAACAGGTGACCACGGCGCCACCGCACGATCGGTTCAAGGACTTGACGGCGCTGGTGGTAGCACCGAAGAACCGGCGAAATCCGCAATTTTACGAACGGATTGTTGTGAAGGAAGATCAAAGTGACGACGAGAATCCGACgctggcggagatgcttgaccTTCGAGTGAGTCCAAATGCGACCAATTTGGAGCGATTCCAACTGTCCATTACCAAGAACGAGTTGTACGCCAAGAGCGACAAGCTCGTCGATGCCGTGATACAGGACATGGTGAGCATGCCGATCAAGCACGTCGTGCAGAAGGAGGGCGGCACCCAGATCAAGCTGATCATTGAATATCCAAACGATATTCATGCACTGTTCAAGCCGATGCGCTTCCCCCGAGAGCAGCAAACGCTGCCTAACCATTTCTACTTTACCGACTACGAACGACACAACGCCGAGATCGCGGCCTTCCACCTCGACCGGATCATGGGCTTCCGGCGAGCAATGCCCGTCACCGGCCGAATTCTTAACATTACCACCGAGATCGAGCGGGTGTGCGACGACAACCTGCTGAAGACGTTCTTCATCTCGCCGGCACGCAACAAGTGCTTCCACGGCAAGTGTTCCTACTATTGTGATACGTCGCACGCGATCTGCGGCAGCCCGGACACGCTGGAGGGATCCTTCGCGGCGTTCCTCCCAACCCAGGCGGACACCCAGCGCAAGGTGTGGCGTCACCCGTGGCGACGATCATACCACAAGCGCAGGAAGGCCCAGTGGGAAACCGACCCGGACTACTGCGCCATGGTGCGGGACATTCCCCCGTACGACGAGGACAGGCGCCTCCTAGACCTGATGGACATGTCCGTGTTCGACTTTCTCACCGGCAACATGGACCGTCACCACTACGAAACGTTCAAGATCTTCGGCAACGACACGTTCCCGATTCATCTGGACCACGGTCGAGGCTTCGGGCGACCCTTCCACGATGAACTCTCCATCCTGGCACCCCTCCTGCAGTGCTGCCTCATCCGATCGACCACCCTGGAGACCCTGCTGCTCTTCCACAACGGGCCCAAATCCCTGTCGGAGCAACTGCGCGACTCGATGGCCAACGACCCGATCGTACCGGTCCTGTGGGAACCCCACATGGTCGCCCTCGACCGCCGGGTCGCCATCATCCTGCAAGCTATCCGGGACTGCGTCAAGAAggcctccgaggaggaagactTTGACGCCGCCGGCCAGAACCACCTCGATCAGAGCTTCTCCTAG